The Paenibacillus uliginis N3/975 genome has a window encoding:
- the abc-f gene encoding ribosomal protection-like ABC-F family protein — translation MTIILKASDISIELQGTPLFSNIQLEVAEGERVALFGRNGSGKSTLLSILTGDTEPTTGRVEARLSRNRWGWLKQQDQPEDHMTALETVRRGSNEALWHLKHELAEQEQLMQQASQDQSAELLERYGQLLDEYETKNGFQWETEVEKAMTMLGIHSELWTVSFRELSGGQKTRAQLAALLVSEPQLLLLDEPTNHLDGESLLWLEQWLLSYKGTVLFVSHDRVFMDKVATAICELTSEGLKRYKGGYSAYQQEKERELREQEALHRKQELARKALEESIRRYQEWFHQAHNSAGDNNEVKITASFYKAKAKKNISRYHAKQKALERLEAESVDKPRNDSKLNMKLGGETLGARMLIRVEDLSFGFGDGLLFNKLSFQLSRGDRLAVRGPNGSGKTTLLKLLMGDIEPSEGKVIQHPALKIGYFSQELEGLSLETTLLDSLLMLPDMTQSRARTLLGCFLFSRDDVFKKIGDLSMGEKCRAAFLKLYFSGAHLLVLDEPTNYLDVDTREVIEAVLGDYPGAIALVSHDRFLVRKLSNRLLTLASGKDPVWFEGSAEEEEEQMSRTRVIRGDSQKENRRMELEFRIQELLESTPDSSDKEAEQLVEIRALRHELEQLRG, via the coding sequence ATGACCATTATATTAAAGGCTTCCGATATCAGCATTGAACTACAAGGAACTCCGTTGTTTTCAAATATTCAATTAGAGGTAGCTGAAGGGGAACGGGTTGCTCTGTTTGGCAGAAACGGCTCGGGGAAATCGACACTTTTGTCCATATTGACAGGGGATACGGAACCAACAACTGGACGTGTTGAAGCACGTTTATCACGAAATCGTTGGGGCTGGCTTAAACAGCAAGACCAACCAGAAGATCATATGACAGCGCTAGAAACAGTTCGGCGAGGCAGTAACGAAGCATTATGGCATCTGAAGCATGAATTAGCCGAGCAAGAGCAGCTAATGCAACAGGCCAGTCAGGATCAGAGTGCAGAGTTGCTGGAAAGATACGGTCAGCTGCTTGACGAATATGAGACAAAAAATGGTTTTCAGTGGGAAACCGAGGTTGAAAAAGCGATGACCATGCTCGGGATTCATTCTGAGCTGTGGACCGTTTCATTCCGCGAATTAAGCGGTGGGCAAAAGACCCGGGCTCAACTCGCTGCCTTGTTAGTATCAGAGCCGCAGCTGCTTCTGTTGGATGAGCCGACCAACCATCTAGATGGGGAGAGCCTTCTGTGGTTGGAACAATGGTTGCTTTCTTATAAAGGAACCGTTCTGTTCGTGTCCCATGACCGGGTATTCATGGATAAGGTAGCTACGGCAATCTGTGAATTAACTTCCGAAGGCTTGAAACGGTATAAAGGCGGTTATAGCGCATACCAGCAGGAGAAGGAGCGAGAATTGCGGGAACAGGAGGCGCTGCACCGTAAGCAGGAACTAGCTCGTAAAGCCCTGGAGGAGTCCATCCGGAGATATCAGGAGTGGTTTCATCAGGCGCATAATTCGGCTGGGGACAACAACGAAGTGAAAATCACAGCGAGTTTCTACAAGGCTAAAGCGAAAAAGAACATTTCCCGCTATCATGCGAAGCAGAAGGCGCTGGAGCGTCTTGAAGCCGAGAGCGTGGATAAGCCACGGAATGATTCTAAACTCAATATGAAGCTTGGCGGGGAAACGTTGGGTGCACGAATGCTGATTCGTGTAGAAGATCTGAGCTTTGGATTTGGAGACGGGCTTCTTTTTAACAAGCTTTCTTTTCAATTGTCCCGCGGTGATCGCTTGGCGGTTCGCGGTCCTAACGGAAGTGGCAAGACAACGCTGCTTAAGCTGCTAATGGGTGATATTGAACCGTCTGAAGGCAAGGTGATACAGCATCCGGCGTTAAAAATCGGATATTTCTCACAAGAGCTGGAAGGATTAAGTTTGGAAACGACCCTACTGGACAGTTTGTTGATGCTCCCCGACATGACGCAAAGCCGGGCGAGAACACTACTGGGATGCTTTTTGTTCAGTCGGGATGATGTATTCAAAAAGATAGGCGATTTAAGCATGGGTGAGAAATGCAGAGCCGCTTTTCTGAAATTGTATTTTAGCGGTGCTCATCTCCTGGTGCTTGACGAACCAACCAATTACCTCGATGTGGATACCAGGGAAGTGATTGAAGCGGTACTTGGAGATTACCCTGGTGCCATTGCGCTTGTATCCCATGACCGTTTTCTCGTTCGGAAGCTGTCGAATCGACTGCTTACATTGGCCTCTGGAAAAGATCCCGTATGGTTTGAAGGCAGCGCAGAAGAGGAAGAGGAGCAGATGTCTCGAACCCGTGTTATCAGGGGGGACAGCCAGAAGGAGAATCGGCGGATGGAGCTGGAGTTCCGGATTCAGGAGCTTTTGGAATCCACCCCGGACAGCAGCGATAAAGAAGCCGAGCAATTGGTTGAAATACGTGCGTTGCGACATGAGCTGGAACAGCTACGTGGCTAA
- a CDS encoding nucleotidyltransferase domain-containing protein, protein MTVDEIVKYVSNELEHVPGVVGIVLGGSRARGNHKPASDIDIGIYYDEQAGFDIEEMNRVAEKLDDEQRGKLVTPLGGWGPWVNAGGWLAVQGYHVDLILRDIHRVSGVIDECLSGVVSTHYHAGHPHAFLNVMYMGEISICRVLVDPIGKIRNLKAKTTPYPKALQDALIGYFRFEASFSLMHADSNVNKDDISYVAGCCFRTISCLNQVLFAKNKEYCINEKKAVALVDSFQMKPKDYKLRVDKIMTLLSSEQDCTREGVDMLGQLVQETEMLIDRH, encoded by the coding sequence ATGACTGTAGATGAAATCGTAAAGTACGTTAGCAATGAACTGGAACATGTACCCGGGGTGGTCGGTATCGTTCTTGGCGGATCAAGAGCCAGGGGGAACCATAAGCCGGCCTCCGATATCGACATCGGTATTTATTACGATGAACAGGCTGGTTTTGATATCGAAGAGATGAATCGAGTAGCTGAAAAATTGGATGATGAACAAAGAGGGAAATTAGTTACGCCATTAGGCGGCTGGGGTCCATGGGTAAATGCCGGGGGCTGGCTTGCTGTTCAGGGGTATCATGTCGACCTGATTCTTAGAGATATTCACAGAGTTTCGGGCGTCATTGATGAATGTTTGTCAGGCGTAGTATCAACGCATTATCATGCTGGTCATCCACATGCTTTTCTAAATGTAATGTACATGGGGGAGATATCGATATGTAGAGTACTGGTGGACCCCATCGGTAAAATACGAAATCTAAAAGCCAAAACGACACCTTACCCCAAAGCATTGCAGGATGCATTGATCGGATATTTCAGGTTTGAAGCATCTTTTTCTTTGATGCACGCTGACAGCAATGTTAACAAAGATGATATCTCATATGTAGCGGGCTGCTGCTTCCGGACGATATCCTGCTTAAATCAGGTGCTGTTCGCAAAGAATAAGGAATACTGTATCAATGAGAAAAAAGCGGTGGCCTTAGTGGATAGTTTTCAAATGAAACCGAAGGATTACAAGCTGCGTGTTGATAAAATTATGACGCTCCTGTCTTCAGAGCAAGACTGTACAAGAGAAGGTGTAGATATGCTTGGTCAGCTTGTTCAAGAAACTGAAATGCTGATTGATCGACACTGA
- the pheS gene encoding phenylalanine--tRNA ligase subunit alpha, with amino-acid sequence MKEKLEALKQEALAQLQEVTDPQSLNDLRVKYLGKKGALTEILRGMGSLSAEERPVIGQVANEVRGAIEEVITSKQEDFQRKETEERLRAEKVDVTLPGRKLAQGAVHPLSRVIQDIEDVFIGMGYRVAEGPEVETDYFNFEALNLPKNHPARDMQDSFYLTEDLLMRTQTSPVQARTMLDMKGETPVKIICPGRVFRRDDDDATHSFQFHQIEGLVIGRNIRMSDLKGTLLQFVREMFGDNTQIRLRPSFFPFTEPSAEVDVSCVRCGGSGCRVCKHTGWLEILGCGMVHPKVLEMGGYDPEQYSGFAFGMGVERIAMLKYGVDDIRHFFNNDMSFLKQFARI; translated from the coding sequence ATGAAAGAAAAATTGGAAGCATTGAAGCAGGAGGCATTGGCCCAACTGCAGGAGGTAACAGATCCGCAAAGTTTAAATGATCTACGGGTCAAATACTTGGGAAAAAAAGGTGCCTTGACTGAAATTTTAAGAGGGATGGGATCTCTGAGCGCTGAAGAGCGTCCGGTTATCGGCCAGGTCGCAAACGAAGTGCGTGGAGCCATCGAAGAAGTTATCACAAGCAAACAGGAGGATTTTCAGCGTAAAGAAACCGAAGAGCGTCTGCGCGCGGAAAAGGTGGATGTTACACTGCCAGGACGCAAACTTGCTCAAGGTGCGGTTCACCCGCTGAGCAGAGTTATCCAAGATATCGAGGATGTTTTTATCGGGATGGGATACCGTGTAGCAGAAGGCCCTGAGGTAGAGACTGACTATTTCAACTTCGAAGCGCTGAATCTTCCTAAGAACCACCCTGCTCGTGATATGCAGGACTCCTTCTATTTGACTGAAGATCTGCTGATGCGTACACAGACATCGCCGGTTCAGGCTCGCACGATGCTGGACATGAAGGGCGAAACGCCTGTTAAAATTATATGCCCTGGTCGTGTATTCCGTCGTGATGATGACGATGCAACACACTCCTTCCAGTTCCACCAAATTGAAGGGCTTGTGATCGGACGCAATATTCGCATGAGTGATTTAAAAGGTACTCTGTTGCAATTTGTACGCGAAATGTTCGGGGACAATACACAAATTCGTCTTCGTCCGAGTTTCTTCCCGTTCACAGAACCGAGTGCAGAAGTGGATGTATCTTGTGTGAGATGCGGGGGCAGTGGCTGTCGTGTATGCAAGCACACGGGCTGGCTGGAAATTCTGGGCTGTGGAATGGTTCATCCAAAGGTACTGGAGATGGGCGGATATGATCCGGAGCAGTATAGCGGTTTTGCCTTCGGAATGGGTGTTGAACGGATTGCGATGTTGAAATACGGTGTTGATGACATCCGTCATTTCTTCAATAACGATATGTCATTCTTGAAGCAGTTCGCACGGATATAA
- the pheT gene encoding phenylalanine--tRNA ligase subunit beta: MRVSTEWLSDYISLEGVPAEELASRITSAGIEIDVIEDRNQGINKVVVGYVKSKEKHPDADKLNICIVDAGQEEDLQIVCGAKNVDAGQKVPVAMVGAKLPGGLDIKKAKLRGVLSQGMICSAKELGMNDKLLPKELQEGILVLPEGTDVGVPIVNVLGLNDQVLELDLTPNRSDCLSMLGAAYEVSAILGREITLPKPEKELVEVSDPAAKHISVSIEAEEQCPHYAARYITGVKVGTSPLWMQNRLMAAGVRPINNIVDITNYVMLEYGQPLHAFDGDQLTDGSVLVRMAKAGETMTTLDGQERRLEPHMLVITAGGKPVALAGVMGGLDSEVTDNTVNIFLESAKFDGGTVRKTSRQLGLRSEASSRFEKEVDPARVIPALNRAAALIAKYAGGTVHQGIVEAGAVDSKPKLIELSLEKLNSYLGTDLSLLEVKTIFARLHFACGDAATGLIEVEVPTRRGDIQLDVDLIEEIARLYGYDNIPTTAIEGPTTPGALTKSQAIRRGIRRMLTHAGWQEVLGYSFIHPQQSETFTSLGDGGKAVKLAMPMSEDRGVLRTSLIPQLLDIAVYNANRKHPDLAMFEIGNVFHTHEDTLTKQPLERPVLGLLLTGRLGSKQWNMQPEKVDFFDLKGALETVFEMLGLDGEQITYAADQPDGFHPGRSASVYVQNGSTKVKLGTLGQVHPQLQQDKDLEDTYVAEILLDPLYELANSRVQYRDLPRFPAMERDLAVVVDEAVEAGSLIRVIREHAGELLQNVQVFDVFTGSKLGEGKKSVAISLTYRHQERTLTDEEVAAANEKAVQALEQTFGAELRK, translated from the coding sequence ATGAGAGTATCAACGGAATGGTTGTCTGATTATATTTCTCTGGAAGGTGTACCAGCTGAAGAGCTGGCAAGTCGTATCACCTCGGCGGGTATCGAAATCGACGTGATCGAGGATCGCAATCAGGGAATTAATAAAGTAGTTGTTGGATATGTAAAGAGCAAAGAAAAGCACCCTGATGCGGACAAACTGAACATTTGTATCGTGGATGCTGGACAAGAAGAAGATCTGCAGATCGTGTGCGGCGCTAAGAATGTGGATGCAGGTCAAAAGGTGCCTGTCGCTATGGTTGGTGCAAAGCTTCCTGGAGGATTGGATATTAAAAAAGCGAAGCTGCGCGGCGTCCTTTCACAAGGCATGATTTGTTCCGCGAAAGAGCTTGGCATGAATGATAAGCTGCTCCCTAAAGAGCTGCAGGAAGGAATATTAGTGCTGCCGGAAGGAACAGATGTCGGCGTACCAATTGTAAATGTGCTTGGACTTAATGACCAAGTGCTTGAACTGGATTTGACTCCGAACCGGTCCGATTGTCTTAGCATGCTAGGAGCTGCTTATGAGGTGAGTGCGATTCTGGGAAGAGAAATCACTCTCCCTAAGCCTGAGAAGGAACTGGTAGAAGTTAGTGATCCGGCGGCGAAACATATCTCCGTATCGATTGAGGCGGAAGAGCAGTGTCCTCATTATGCTGCCCGTTATATTACAGGCGTTAAAGTTGGCACTTCGCCCCTTTGGATGCAAAATCGCTTGATGGCTGCCGGCGTTCGCCCGATCAACAATATTGTTGATATTACTAACTACGTTATGCTGGAATACGGACAGCCGCTGCATGCATTTGATGGTGATCAATTGACTGATGGTTCTGTACTTGTCCGTATGGCTAAAGCCGGCGAAACGATGACGACACTTGACGGTCAGGAGAGACGTTTGGAGCCGCATATGCTGGTCATTACAGCAGGCGGTAAACCTGTAGCTCTGGCAGGCGTTATGGGTGGACTGGATTCTGAAGTGACAGACAATACGGTAAACATTTTCCTGGAATCGGCAAAATTCGATGGTGGAACGGTTCGTAAAACATCACGTCAGCTGGGCCTCCGTTCTGAAGCAAGCTCCCGCTTTGAGAAAGAAGTAGATCCAGCCAGAGTCATTCCGGCACTGAATCGTGCGGCTGCCTTAATAGCCAAATATGCCGGAGGAACTGTGCATCAAGGGATTGTAGAAGCTGGAGCAGTTGATTCCAAACCGAAATTGATTGAGCTTTCTCTTGAGAAACTGAACTCTTATCTCGGCACAGACCTGTCTTTGCTCGAAGTCAAAACGATTTTTGCCCGTCTGCATTTCGCATGTGGTGACGCGGCTACCGGTTTGATTGAGGTGGAAGTTCCAACGCGTCGAGGTGACATTCAGTTAGATGTAGATCTGATTGAGGAAATTGCCCGTCTTTACGGATACGACAATATCCCTACAACTGCAATTGAAGGACCGACGACACCGGGGGCATTGACGAAATCACAGGCTATCCGCCGTGGAATCCGTCGTATGCTGACTCACGCTGGATGGCAGGAAGTACTTGGATATTCATTCATCCACCCTCAGCAGTCGGAAACGTTCACGTCACTCGGGGACGGAGGAAAAGCGGTGAAGCTGGCGATGCCAATGAGCGAGGACCGTGGCGTACTCCGCACGAGCCTGATTCCACAGCTGCTGGATATCGCTGTTTACAATGCTAACCGCAAACATCCGGATCTTGCGATGTTTGAGATCGGAAACGTGTTCCATACACATGAAGATACATTAACAAAGCAACCGCTGGAACGTCCTGTGCTTGGACTCCTTCTGACAGGACGCCTTGGAAGCAAGCAGTGGAATATGCAGCCTGAAAAGGTTGATTTCTTCGATCTGAAAGGTGCGTTAGAAACGGTATTTGAAATGCTTGGTCTGGATGGCGAGCAGATCACTTATGCGGCCGACCAGCCTGATGGCTTCCATCCTGGACGTTCTGCATCCGTATATGTTCAGAACGGAAGTACCAAAGTGAAGCTTGGAACACTCGGCCAGGTTCATCCTCAGCTTCAGCAAGATAAAGATCTCGAAGATACGTATGTAGCTGAAATTTTGCTGGATCCGCTTTACGAACTCGCTAACAGCCGCGTACAATACCGTGATCTTCCGCGATTCCCGGCTATGGAACGAGATTTAGCGGTAGTAGTCGATGAAGCGGTAGAAGCTGGATCGCTGATCAGAGTTATCCGCGAACATGCAGGCGAGCTGCTTCAGAATGTACAAGTGTTTGACGTCTTCACCGGCAGCAAATTGGGTGAAGGAAAGAAGAGTGTGGCTATATCCCTCACGTATCGTCATCAGGAGCGGACGCTTACCGATGAGGAAGTTGCGGCAGCAAATGAAAAAGCAGTTCAGGCGCTAGAGCAAACTTTTGGCGCGGAATTGAGAAAATAG
- the zapA gene encoding cell division protein ZapA, whose translation MTTPDRTRVTVEIYGTSYKLVGSSSDYMKQVANYVDDRMRTISKAHSRLDTPRIAVLAAVHMAEEAVQMQQFQNEVKLLTAERSELRSELARIQTLQLEQQESYEKKNEELERKLNEQTLLASELGTVKENLTAESERMKELLQKESARVADIQKEKQQLEQRLTQQSSDLEKRHKQALEEMKRQHEVQIQQMQKNHKQSTEQLEQNYKRASQQAEQKHTQSVQQLEQNYKQSSAQQDQQHKTAIQALEKKLAEQQSNANNLQSRLTVTEKELSTLKGESSKLKENLQHSRQQLESSTKELKTSKDNAEQLARERDSLKQEAVKSEEERRRLQKLVVDANQSSRKLHDDIQRLNAEVKSWSTLAEQRKEEIGDLEMRMVEALEVSETLEEGMKTLQEELNVLKDEAARDVARRQSSEQERRELQLKVEELEKSSREASTQEAETRKLYAMLEEEYDTVSGQLDQLRKSASERENREQEHSELLRLAEEELAMWRSKYETLVNEREQWEQTEGTLKEEMDSWRQEVAASRQTCELLEDEKKATSEELSQLGEQYELVMHQHRLLQAEIEIQREKSDKLEEEHRKLQEEYSKLQVEYNEWIELIEQDHR comes from the coding sequence GTGACTACACCGGATCGTACACGTGTTACCGTAGAAATTTACGGAACTTCCTATAAACTAGTTGGCAGCAGCAGTGATTATATGAAACAGGTAGCCAATTATGTCGATGATCGTATGCGCACTATATCGAAGGCTCATTCCCGTTTGGATACGCCTAGGATTGCCGTACTTGCTGCCGTGCATATGGCTGAGGAAGCTGTTCAAATGCAGCAGTTCCAGAACGAGGTTAAACTTCTTACGGCTGAACGGAGTGAACTTCGCTCCGAATTGGCCCGTATTCAAACTTTGCAATTAGAGCAGCAGGAATCATACGAGAAGAAGAACGAAGAGCTTGAACGCAAACTTAATGAACAGACCCTGCTTGCATCAGAGCTTGGAACTGTAAAAGAGAATTTAACTGCGGAATCCGAGCGTATGAAAGAGCTTCTACAGAAAGAATCTGCGCGGGTGGCAGATATCCAGAAGGAGAAACAGCAGCTGGAGCAGAGACTTACCCAACAGAGTAGTGATTTGGAGAAGCGTCATAAACAGGCGTTGGAGGAAATGAAGCGTCAGCATGAAGTGCAGATCCAGCAGATGCAAAAAAATCATAAGCAATCCACAGAGCAGCTGGAGCAAAATTACAAGCGTGCTTCCCAGCAGGCGGAACAGAAGCATACTCAGTCTGTTCAACAACTGGAGCAGAACTACAAGCAGTCTTCTGCACAGCAGGATCAGCAGCATAAAACGGCTATTCAGGCCTTGGAGAAGAAACTTGCGGAACAACAAAGTAACGCGAACAACCTGCAATCCCGTCTGACTGTAACGGAGAAAGAGCTTTCCACACTAAAGGGAGAGTCATCCAAGCTGAAGGAGAATCTTCAACATTCACGGCAGCAGCTTGAAAGTTCCACCAAAGAGCTGAAGACTTCCAAGGATAATGCAGAACAGTTAGCTAGAGAACGGGATTCTCTAAAGCAGGAGGCTGTGAAGTCGGAGGAAGAACGACGCCGGCTCCAGAAGTTGGTCGTAGATGCGAACCAAAGTTCCCGCAAGCTGCATGATGATATTCAGCGTCTGAATGCTGAGGTCAAATCATGGAGTACTCTTGCTGAGCAGCGTAAAGAGGAAATCGGAGATTTAGAAATGCGCATGGTTGAAGCGCTTGAGGTTTCTGAAACTTTAGAAGAGGGCATGAAGACTCTTCAGGAAGAATTGAATGTTCTGAAAGACGAAGCGGCACGTGACGTGGCCCGGCGTCAGTCATCTGAACAGGAGCGGCGTGAACTTCAACTCAAAGTCGAAGAGCTGGAGAAGAGTAGCCGAGAGGCTTCGACCCAGGAGGCAGAGACCCGTAAACTGTACGCCATGCTTGAAGAAGAATATGACACCGTATCCGGTCAGTTGGACCAGCTACGCAAGTCGGCATCTGAACGAGAAAACCGTGAACAAGAACACAGTGAGCTTCTAAGGTTGGCAGAGGAAGAGTTGGCTATGTGGCGAAGTAAATACGAGACTCTGGTCAATGAACGGGAACAATGGGAGCAGACGGAGGGGACACTGAAGGAGGAGATGGACTCCTGGCGTCAGGAAGTAGCAGCGTCCCGTCAGACGTGTGAACTGCTGGAAGATGAGAAGAAAGCCACGTCCGAGGAGCTTTCTCAGTTAGGTGAACAGTATGAGCTGGTAATGCATCAACATCGACTGTTGCAAGCAGAAATTGAAATTCAGCGTGAGAAGTCGGACAAGCTGGAGGAGGAACACCGGAAGCTTCAGGAAGAGTATTCTAAGCTTCAGGTTGAATATAATGAATGGATTGAATTGATAGAGCAGGATCACCGTTGA
- a CDS encoding cytochrome C oxidase subunit II, producing MKKTLALITSCMLLLLLAACGGDKEAAPTNGTGVTDTGVAPEAELVISGSNYQFDQPEYTLKKGVPVKITFKNEEGNHGVLIPVLNLQLDSKNNTAVVTPDKTGEFDISCSIMCGPGHTKMISKLIIEE from the coding sequence ATGAAAAAAACGCTTGCATTAATCACATCCTGTATGCTGCTGCTTCTTTTGGCGGCCTGCGGCGGAGATAAAGAAGCTGCTCCAACCAACGGAACCGGAGTAACAGATACAGGTGTTGCACCTGAAGCAGAGCTTGTAATTAGCGGATCAAACTACCAGTTTGATCAGCCTGAGTACACACTTAAAAAGGGTGTTCCTGTAAAGATTACTTTCAAAAATGAAGAAGGCAATCATGGTGTACTGATTCCTGTACTTAACCTACAACTCGACAGCAAAAATAATACAGCTGTTGTAACACCAGATAAAACAGGCGAATTCGATATCTCCTGCTCCATCATGTGCGGTCCTGGACATACAAAAATGATCTCCAAACTTATTATCGAAGAGTAG
- a CDS encoding phage holin family protein: MQFLGHVVRFIVSALVLMLVGWIVPQFNVGGFGSALLLALIIAGLGWIVESVFGTRVTPFGRGIVGFLVSALVIYVAQFFIADVRVTVLGALLAALVIGIIDLFIPIAWPFDETKSEQK; this comes from the coding sequence ATGCAGTTTCTCGGGCATGTCGTTCGATTTATCGTTTCTGCCCTTGTTCTAATGCTTGTCGGGTGGATCGTTCCCCAATTCAACGTTGGCGGATTCGGTAGCGCCCTGCTGCTGGCTCTGATTATTGCTGGTTTGGGTTGGATTGTTGAAAGTGTATTCGGGACACGGGTCACACCATTCGGACGGGGAATCGTCGGTTTTCTGGTCAGTGCGCTGGTCATTTACGTCGCCCAGTTCTTTATAGCCGATGTCAGAGTAACGGTCTTAGGAGCTCTTCTTGCCGCACTCGTCATTGGAATCATTGACCTGTTCATCCCTATCGCCTGGCCTTTCGATGAGACCAAAAGCGAACAGAAATAA